Proteins found in one Amycolatopsis aidingensis genomic segment:
- a CDS encoding GDP-mannose 4,6-dehydratase — protein sequence MSKRALITGITGQDGSYLTEYLLGLGYQVWGLVTPRADPRASRIGHLLAEVSLLRGDLTDAESLVAAVDRARPDEVYNLAAMSFVPLSWQQAELAADVNGMGVLRMLEAIRIVSGRDGPPGGAHPGDPRFYQASSSEMFGNAAETPQHEHTPPQPRSPYGAAKAYGHLLTGNYRDALGLYAVSGIMFNHESPRRRPGVARKISLAVARIKLGHQDKLHLDRLDARRDWGYAGDYVRAMHLALQQDRAADYVIGTGRTHSVRDMVRIAFDEVGLDWRDHVTSGSGPEDTVETDLLRADPVRAHSRLGWRPTVSFEELVRMMVDSDLRGLTTERGAAAHPRIAGQVG from the coding sequence GTGTCCAAGCGCGCACTGATCACCGGGATCACCGGGCAGGACGGCTCCTACCTCACCGAGTACCTGCTCGGGCTGGGCTATCAGGTCTGGGGCCTGGTCACGCCGAGGGCGGACCCGCGCGCCTCGCGGATCGGGCACCTGCTGGCCGAGGTCTCCCTGCTGCGCGGGGACCTGACGGACGCGGAAAGCCTGGTGGCGGCGGTGGACAGGGCGCGGCCCGACGAGGTGTACAACCTGGCCGCCATGTCCTTCGTGCCGCTGTCCTGGCAGCAGGCGGAACTCGCCGCCGATGTCAACGGCATGGGAGTGCTGCGGATGCTGGAGGCCATCCGGATCGTCTCCGGGCGAGACGGGCCGCCAGGCGGCGCGCACCCCGGGGACCCGCGGTTCTACCAGGCTTCCTCCTCCGAGATGTTCGGCAACGCCGCGGAGACACCGCAGCACGAGCACACCCCGCCGCAACCCCGCAGCCCCTACGGCGCCGCCAAGGCCTACGGGCACCTGCTCACCGGGAACTACCGGGACGCACTCGGCCTGTACGCGGTTTCCGGGATCATGTTCAACCACGAGTCACCCCGCCGCCGCCCCGGCGTCGCGCGCAAGATCTCCCTCGCGGTGGCCCGGATCAAACTCGGCCACCAGGACAAGCTCCACCTCGACCGGCTCGACGCCCGGCGGGACTGGGGCTACGCGGGCGACTACGTCCGCGCCATGCATCTGGCGTTGCAGCAGGACCGCGCCGCCGACTACGTGATCGGCACCGGCCGCACGCACTCCGTCCGGGACATGGTGCGGATCGCCTTCGACGAGGTGGGCCTCGACTGGCGGGACCACGTCACCTCGGGCTCCGGACCGGAGGACACGGTGGAGACCGACCTGCTGCGCGCCGATCCGGTCCGCGCGCACAGCAGGCTGGGCTGGCGCCCCACCGTCAGCTTCGAAGAGCTGGTACGCATGATGGTCGACTCCGACCTGCGCGGGCTCACCACGGAACGGGGCGCGGCGGCCCACCCGCGGATCGCGGGCCAGGTCGGCTGA
- a CDS encoding nucleotide disphospho-sugar-binding domain-containing protein — protein MRVLFVVSSWPGHYFPMVPLGWALRAAGHEVHVLCAPSEVGGLTRAGLTPVPVLDTLDVTQYARVFNVGSFYLGSWPYPDPPPHPDTGEPLDKDTFDFQQWWDTTSARSRRRLHRSIDAARDYARCWRPHLVVHDLVGYEGPPAAEAAQVPNILHLWGPTGPDDGLDTVDGSNGNEQFTSATARHTLTELAGHDLAERIYGHTEYVLDPCPDPVAPKLRRGQRLPMRYVPYNGPGAVPLELPEPSGRPRVCMVWGRSGTRTFGAASNKLPQMIEAATSLDAEVLLLALREDVQGYDLPDTVHPMVEVPLHLVLPGCDAVVHYGSGGATMTSVAAGVPQLALPLAHNSALLTGRFTEVGCGLTVPNYEADVPSLRAALERLVGEASFAAAARDLAAMAAGMPTPAATVGTLEDIAGARTGPPASHALA, from the coding sequence ATGCGGGTGTTGTTCGTGGTGTCCTCGTGGCCGGGGCACTACTTTCCGATGGTTCCGCTGGGCTGGGCCCTGCGCGCCGCCGGACACGAGGTACACGTGCTCTGCGCACCGTCCGAAGTGGGCGGACTGACCAGAGCAGGGCTGACCCCGGTACCGGTGCTGGACACCCTGGACGTCACCCAGTACGCGCGGGTGTTCAATGTGGGGAGTTTTTATCTGGGTAGCTGGCCCTACCCCGATCCGCCACCGCACCCGGACACCGGGGAACCACTGGACAAGGACACCTTCGACTTCCAGCAGTGGTGGGACACCACCTCGGCCCGCTCCCGCCGGCGCCTGCACCGCAGCATCGACGCCGCCCGCGACTACGCCCGCTGCTGGCGCCCCCACCTGGTGGTACACGACCTGGTCGGCTACGAAGGACCCCCGGCAGCCGAAGCAGCCCAGGTACCCAACATCCTCCACCTGTGGGGACCCACCGGCCCCGACGACGGACTGGACACCGTCGACGGCAGCAACGGCAACGAGCAGTTCACCTCCGCCACCGCCAGGCACACCCTGACCGAGCTGGCAGGCCACGACCTCGCCGAGCGGATCTACGGCCACACCGAGTACGTCCTCGACCCCTGCCCCGACCCGGTGGCCCCGAAGCTGCGCCGCGGGCAGCGACTGCCGATGCGGTACGTGCCCTACAACGGGCCGGGCGCGGTACCCCTGGAACTTCCGGAACCCTCCGGCAGGCCACGGGTCTGCATGGTGTGGGGCCGCTCCGGCACCCGTACCTTCGGCGCGGCCTCCAACAAGCTGCCGCAGATGATCGAGGCGGCCACCTCGCTGGACGCGGAGGTGCTGCTACTGGCGCTGCGCGAGGACGTGCAGGGGTACGACCTCCCGGACACCGTGCACCCGATGGTCGAGGTGCCGCTGCACCTGGTGCTGCCCGGTTGCGACGCGGTGGTGCACTACGGCAGCGGCGGCGCGACGATGACCTCCGTCGCCGCCGGGGTGCCCCAGCTCGCACTGCCGCTGGCGCACAACTCGGCCCTGCTCACCGGGCGCTTCACCGAGGTGGGCTGCGGCCTCACCGTGCCCAACTACGAGGCCGACGTGCCCTCCCTGCGAGCGGCGCTGGAACGGCTGGTCGGCGAGGCATCCTTCGCGGCGGCAGCAAGGGACCTGGCCGCCATGGCGGCCGGCATGCCCACCCCCGCCGCCACCGTCGGCACCCTCGAGGACATCGCCGGTGCCCGCACCGGCCCGCCGGCGAGCCACGCGCTCGCCTGA
- a CDS encoding alpha/beta fold hydrolase — protein MSRYSRRAFGRVGAAAALGAAPVAAGGVANAGTAGTGRCRTFVFVPGAFGRAAMFGYLVNALAARGHRALAVELPGHQPGMVPYGPGFQAPQDLAAWAAVPSPLAGIGLREYVRHTIGVVRAAAGHGRVVLAGASAGGLVIGLVAQAVPHLIEHLVYEDAFCCVRLPSIAEYYRTPEAEGAHNEFVGRALVGDPARLGALRVNWRSADPDFLGEARPAFLTPDAPDRELLDVLNILYPDDPLGLNQADARIDPRRWGRIRRTFVRHTRDGLVPLALQDRMIREADELTPGNPFRVRSVATGHTPAADRLPEVVAILDELG, from the coding sequence GTGAGCCGCTACAGCCGCCGCGCGTTCGGCCGGGTCGGCGCGGCAGCCGCGCTGGGCGCGGCCCCGGTCGCGGCCGGAGGGGTCGCCAACGCCGGCACGGCAGGGACCGGCCGGTGCCGGACGTTCGTCTTCGTGCCTGGCGCCTTCGGCCGGGCCGCCATGTTCGGCTATCTGGTGAACGCGCTGGCCGCCCGCGGGCATCGCGCGCTCGCCGTGGAACTGCCCGGCCACCAGCCCGGGATGGTGCCCTACGGCCCCGGGTTCCAGGCACCCCAGGACCTCGCGGCGTGGGCGGCCGTGCCCTCCCCGCTGGCCGGTATCGGCCTGCGCGAGTACGTGCGGCACACCATCGGGGTGGTGCGCGCGGCCGCAGGGCACGGCCGGGTCGTGCTGGCAGGTGCCAGCGCGGGTGGCCTGGTGATCGGCCTGGTGGCCCAGGCGGTACCGCACCTGATCGAGCATCTGGTCTACGAGGACGCCTTCTGCTGCGTGCGGCTGCCCAGTATCGCCGAGTACTACCGGACCCCGGAGGCCGAGGGCGCGCACAACGAGTTCGTCGGCCGCGCCCTGGTCGGCGACCCGGCCCGGCTGGGCGCGCTGCGGGTGAACTGGCGCTCAGCCGACCCGGACTTCCTCGGCGAGGCCCGGCCAGCCTTCCTCACTCCGGACGCGCCGGACCGGGAACTGTTGGACGTGCTGAACATCCTGTACCCGGACGATCCACTCGGGCTCAACCAGGCCGACGCCCGGATCGACCCCCGGCGGTGGGGCCGGATCCGGCGCACCTTCGTCCGGCACACCCGCGACGGCCTGGTGCCACTCGCGCTACAGGACCGGATGATCCGTGAGGCGGACGAGCTCACCCCCGGCAACCCGTTCCGGGTGCGCAGCGTGGCCACCGGGCACACACCCGCCGCGGACAGGCTTCCCGAGGTCGTGGCGATCCTCGATGAACTCGGCTGA
- a CDS encoding glucose-1-phosphate thymidylyltransferase, producing MKALVLAGGAGTRLRPITHTSAKQLVPVANKPILFYGLESIAAAGITEVGIVVGDTEAEVRAAIGDGSRFGVAVTYLRQQAPLGLAHAVLIAADFLGGDDFLMFLGDNFVFGGITEVVRRFTEQRPDAQVLVTKVANPSEFGVAELDRDGQLIGLEEKPELPRTDLALVGVYLFTPAVHTAVRAIEPSARGELEITDALRWLLEGGYDLRASEISGYWKDTGNVADMLEVNRLLLETLEPAVLGAVDEDTEIVGRVRIEPGAMVSASRVVGPAIIGAGTVVTGSYVGPSTSIAENCVLRDSEVEFSIVLADSLLDGVHRVEASLIGRNVTVHVTQRVPVAHRLVIGDHGWVQLPG from the coding sequence ATGAAGGCACTCGTGCTCGCAGGCGGCGCCGGTACCCGGCTGCGCCCGATCACGCACACCTCGGCCAAACAACTGGTTCCGGTGGCGAACAAGCCCATCCTGTTCTACGGCCTGGAGTCGATCGCCGCGGCCGGGATCACCGAGGTCGGCATCGTCGTCGGCGACACCGAGGCCGAGGTGCGGGCGGCGATCGGCGACGGTTCCCGGTTCGGCGTCGCGGTGACCTACCTGCGCCAGCAGGCACCGCTCGGCCTCGCGCACGCGGTGCTGATCGCCGCGGACTTCCTCGGCGGTGACGACTTCCTGATGTTCCTCGGGGACAACTTCGTGTTCGGCGGCATCACCGAGGTGGTGCGGCGGTTCACCGAGCAGCGGCCGGACGCCCAGGTCCTGGTCACCAAGGTGGCCAACCCCTCGGAGTTCGGGGTGGCCGAACTCGACCGGGACGGCCAGCTGATCGGCCTCGAGGAGAAACCGGAGCTGCCGCGCACCGATCTCGCGCTGGTCGGGGTCTACCTGTTCACCCCCGCGGTGCACACCGCGGTGCGGGCGATCGAACCCTCGGCGCGGGGCGAGCTGGAGATCACCGACGCGCTGCGCTGGCTGCTGGAGGGCGGATACGACCTGCGGGCCAGCGAGATCTCCGGGTACTGGAAGGACACCGGCAACGTCGCCGACATGCTCGAGGTCAACCGGCTGCTGCTGGAGACCCTGGAACCGGCCGTGCTCGGTGCGGTGGACGAGGACACCGAGATCGTCGGCAGGGTGCGGATCGAACCGGGCGCCATGGTGTCCGCATCCCGGGTGGTCGGCCCGGCCATCATCGGCGCAGGCACCGTGGTGACCGGCTCCTACGTCGGCCCCTCCACCTCGATCGCGGAGAACTGCGTGCTGCGCGACAGCGAGGTCGAGTTCTCCATCGTGCTGGCCGACTCGCTGCTGGACGGGGTGCACCGGGTCGAGGCCTCGCTGATCGGCCGCAACGTCACCGTGCACGTGACCCAGCGGGTGCCGGTGGCGCACCGGCTGGTGATCGGGGACCACGGCTGGGTCCAGTTGCCCGGCTGA
- a CDS encoding aldo/keto reductase, with the protein MEFTSLGRTALRVSRLCLGTLNLGVRTTTEEAFTILDHALDRGINFVDTANQYGWQRYKGYTEDLLGEWFALGGERRDRVVLATKVGNPMTELPNDQGLSARNIIASCERSLRRLRTEWIDLYQMHHIDRAAPWEEVWQAMETLVRQGKVRYVGSSNFAGWHLVEAQAAARERNFLGVVSEQCVYNLITRQVELELIPAARRYGIAVLPWSPLHGGLLSGGLRKLENGEAVKTAQGRAQQALVTHGSAVAAYEKLCDAYGMDPAEVGMAWVASRPGVTAPVVGPRTLGQLDGAVRALRTALPADLTGELETLFPPVGNGGPGPEAWAW; encoded by the coding sequence ATGGAGTTCACCAGCCTTGGCCGGACCGCGCTGCGGGTGAGCAGGCTCTGCCTCGGCACGCTCAACCTCGGGGTACGCACCACCACCGAGGAGGCCTTCACGATCCTGGACCACGCGCTGGACCGCGGGATCAACTTCGTCGACACGGCCAACCAGTACGGCTGGCAGCGGTACAAGGGCTACACCGAGGACCTGCTTGGCGAATGGTTCGCCCTCGGCGGCGAGCGGCGGGACCGGGTGGTGCTCGCCACCAAGGTGGGCAACCCCATGACCGAGCTGCCGAACGACCAGGGGTTGTCCGCCCGCAACATCATCGCCTCCTGCGAGCGGTCCCTGCGACGGCTGCGCACCGAATGGATCGACCTGTACCAGATGCACCACATCGACCGCGCCGCGCCGTGGGAAGAGGTGTGGCAGGCGATGGAAACGTTGGTGCGGCAAGGAAAGGTCCGCTACGTCGGATCCTCCAACTTCGCGGGCTGGCATCTGGTCGAGGCGCAGGCGGCGGCGCGGGAACGCAACTTCCTCGGAGTGGTCTCCGAGCAGTGCGTCTACAACCTCATCACCCGGCAGGTGGAGCTGGAGCTGATCCCGGCCGCGCGGCGGTACGGCATCGCCGTGCTGCCCTGGTCCCCGCTGCACGGCGGCCTGCTCTCCGGCGGGCTGCGCAAGCTGGAGAACGGGGAGGCGGTCAAGACCGCGCAGGGACGCGCCCAGCAGGCGCTGGTGACCCACGGTTCGGCGGTGGCGGCCTACGAGAAGCTGTGCGACGCCTACGGGATGGACCCCGCGGAGGTCGGGATGGCCTGGGTCGCCTCCCGCCCTGGGGTGACCGCGCCGGTGGTCGGCCCGCGCACCCTCGGCCAGCTGGACGGCGCGGTGCGCGCCCTGCGTACCGCGCTGCCAGCCGACCTCACCGGGGAGCTGGAGACGCTGTTTCCTCCGGTGGGCAACGGCGGCCCCGGCCCGGAGGCCTGGGCCTGGTGA
- a CDS encoding aminotransferase class I/II-fold pyridoxal phosphate-dependent enzyme codes for MTNADGPEFTEPLHVGRPNLGDRDRFRQRIEGALDRQWLTDGPLVAEFEAALAEVTGTGYCVAMCNATAGIQVAARASGLVAGDEVLVPGFTWVATAHALDWIGIVPVFCDVDEVSGTIDPDHAERLIGPRTRGILGVHVFGHPCEIDRLAELAWRHDLVVLYDAAHGIGCTYRGSPIGGFGTAEVFSFHANKYVNSFEGGAIVTNDAVVAGRARAMRNFGITPDRKVAFAGTNAKLTEGAAAMGLTSLESMPDFAAANRANHRRYRAGLAGVPGISVREQADGEVANHQYLVIEVDAALAGIHRDRLHELLTRNNVLSRPYFHPACHQLLPYADRPDRHAPLPLPRAEALADRVLALPTGTAVTATDIDRISDLIRRLVPNGC; via the coding sequence ATGACGAACGCGGACGGCCCGGAGTTCACCGAGCCACTGCATGTCGGCCGCCCCAACCTCGGGGACCGGGACCGGTTCCGGCAGCGGATCGAGGGGGCGCTGGACCGGCAGTGGCTCACCGACGGCCCGCTGGTGGCGGAGTTCGAGGCGGCGCTGGCCGAGGTCACCGGGACCGGCTACTGCGTCGCCATGTGCAACGCCACGGCGGGCATCCAGGTCGCAGCCCGCGCCAGTGGCCTCGTGGCCGGGGACGAGGTTCTGGTGCCGGGGTTCACCTGGGTCGCGACCGCGCACGCACTGGACTGGATCGGCATCGTGCCGGTCTTCTGCGATGTGGACGAGGTCAGCGGCACCATCGACCCCGACCACGCCGAGCGGCTGATCGGCCCGCGCACCAGGGGAATTCTCGGGGTGCACGTGTTCGGCCATCCCTGCGAGATCGACCGGCTGGCCGAGCTCGCCTGGCGGCACGACCTGGTGGTGCTGTACGACGCCGCGCACGGGATCGGCTGCACCTACCGGGGCTCGCCGATCGGCGGGTTCGGTACCGCCGAGGTGTTCAGCTTCCACGCCAACAAGTACGTGAACAGCTTCGAGGGCGGCGCGATCGTCACCAACGACGCGGTGGTGGCGGGCCGGGCCAGGGCGATGCGCAACTTCGGCATCACCCCGGACCGCAAGGTCGCGTTCGCCGGAACGAACGCCAAGCTCACCGAGGGCGCGGCCGCGATGGGCCTCACCTCGCTGGAATCCATGCCGGACTTCGCGGCGGCCAACCGGGCGAACCACCGGCGCTACCGGGCCGGGCTGGCCGGGGTGCCCGGTATCAGCGTGCGTGAGCAGGCCGACGGCGAGGTGGCGAACCACCAGTACCTGGTCATCGAGGTGGACGCGGCGCTGGCCGGGATCCACCGCGACCGCCTGCACGAGCTGCTCACCAGGAACAATGTGCTGTCCCGGCCCTATTTCCATCCCGCCTGCCACCAGCTGCTGCCCTACGCCGACCGGCCGGACCGGCATGCCCCGCTGCCGCTGCCCCGCGCGGAGGCGCTGGCCGACCGGGTGCTGGCGCTGCCGACCGGGACCGCGGTCACCGCGACGGACATCGACCGGATCAGTGACCTGATCCGGCGCCTGGTGCCGAACGGGTGCTGA
- a CDS encoding NDP-hexose 2,3-dehydratase family protein, protein MIELASLTRYPTLATRLAASASATGGAVLDDAGVQRWLEDRRRVHRQRVRLVPLDEMRGWHFRPGLGDLRHRSGRFYSVQGLRVSTDTGPVREWSQPIINQPEIGILGIVVREINGLLHCLVQAKTEPGNVNGIQLSPTVQATRSNYTRAHGGATVPYLEHFRRSAAGSGTVLADVLQSEQGAWFYCKRNRNMIVEVGPEVEAGEDFCWLTLRQLNRLLAVDNLVNMDTRTVLSCMPGWHRAPDGDRQSLHTEVEIRSWLTEQLSEHTVTARLMPLPSVHEGGWQVRPDRITHRDGRYFDIVGTEVDSNTREVPSWCQPLLRPRGTGIAALLVRYHHGVPHALVNATVEAGYRDVVELGPTVQCTPENYTQFGPEHQPRYLDLVRSAPAGSVLFDSVLSEEGGRFYHATTRYLIVDVGEGLPAAPPQFHWMSLPQLTEFLKYSHYVNVQARTLVAALRSVLDRAREPREQIPKGEPWSR, encoded by the coding sequence ATGATCGAGCTCGCCTCGCTCACGCGGTATCCAACGCTGGCCACACGGCTGGCCGCGTCCGCATCGGCAACGGGGGGCGCGGTGCTGGACGACGCAGGGGTCCAGCGTTGGCTCGAGGACCGCCGCCGGGTGCACCGGCAGCGGGTCCGGCTGGTGCCGCTGGACGAGATGCGCGGCTGGCACTTCCGGCCTGGACTCGGTGACCTGCGGCACCGGTCCGGCCGGTTCTACTCGGTGCAGGGCCTACGGGTCAGCACGGACACCGGCCCGGTCCGGGAGTGGTCGCAGCCCATCATCAACCAGCCGGAGATCGGGATCCTCGGCATCGTGGTACGGGAGATCAACGGGCTGCTGCACTGCCTGGTGCAGGCCAAGACCGAACCCGGCAACGTGAACGGGATCCAGCTGTCGCCAACGGTGCAGGCGACCAGGAGCAACTACACCCGCGCGCACGGCGGCGCCACCGTGCCGTACCTCGAGCACTTCCGCCGCTCCGCCGCGGGCTCGGGCACCGTGCTGGCCGATGTGCTGCAGTCCGAGCAGGGCGCCTGGTTCTACTGCAAGCGCAACCGGAACATGATCGTCGAGGTCGGTCCTGAGGTGGAAGCCGGAGAGGACTTCTGCTGGCTTACCCTGCGCCAGCTGAACCGGCTGCTCGCGGTGGACAACCTGGTCAACATGGACACCCGCACGGTGTTGTCCTGCATGCCGGGCTGGCACCGGGCCCCGGACGGCGACCGGCAGTCGCTGCACACCGAGGTCGAGATCCGCAGCTGGCTCACCGAGCAGCTGAGCGAGCACACCGTCACGGCGCGGCTGATGCCCCTGCCGTCGGTACACGAGGGCGGCTGGCAGGTGCGTCCGGACCGGATCACGCACCGGGACGGCCGGTACTTCGACATCGTCGGGACCGAGGTCGACTCGAACACCAGGGAGGTGCCGTCCTGGTGCCAGCCGCTGCTGCGGCCACGCGGCACCGGGATCGCGGCCCTGCTGGTCCGGTACCACCATGGCGTCCCGCATGCACTGGTCAACGCCACCGTGGAGGCGGGATACCGGGATGTGGTCGAACTCGGCCCCACGGTGCAGTGCACCCCGGAGAACTACACCCAGTTCGGCCCCGAGCACCAGCCCCGCTACCTGGATCTGGTGCGGTCGGCACCGGCCGGGTCGGTGCTGTTCGACAGCGTGCTGTCCGAGGAGGGTGGCCGGTTCTACCACGCCACCACCCGCTATCTCATCGTGGACGTCGGCGAAGGGCTGCCTGCGGCCCCTCCGCAGTTCCACTGGATGTCGCTGCCCCAGCTGACCGAGTTCCTCAAGTACAGCCACTACGTCAACGTCCAGGCCAGGACGCTGGTGGCCGCGCTGCGCTCCGTCCTGGACCGCGCCCGCGAACCGCGGGAACAGATACCGAAAGGGGAGCCATGGAGCAGATGA